The DNA segment AATTCAAGAGCATAAGCTTCTGCGTTCTGGGCAACAGTTGTAGCAGTAGTAAAGAAAGTATTATAAATACTTGCAGCAGCTTGCGCGGCCGTCTTCGCTCCTGCAGCATTAGCAGCATTCTGAACAGCTTTAGCAACAGCTTTCGCAGCCTCATTTTCGGTAATCTGACTAAGAGTACTTGAGCCAGAAACTGGATAAGTGGCAACTTTGGCATTGGCAGCTGTAATCGCAGCCTGAAGGTCTCCTCCACCATCAACCGCTGTAACAACAACGGCAACAACAGCACTGGCGGCAGCTTTGGCTTTCGAGGCTAATAACTCATTATCTTCTGCAACCTGAGCAGCAGCCTCAGCGGCATCAACTTCAGCAGCTACAGGAACCAAGCTTTGAATATCCGGGAATATGATAAGTGTTGGTTCGTCTTCTTTTTTAAGCAGTTCAAGACCGTATAATAAAGTTCCTGCGGCTGTAGAACTTCCAACGGTTACCTGATTTGTATAATCTCCTACGGAAACGATATAACAAGGCCCGCCGCCATTTGCGAAATACATCTGCATGGCATAATACATTTTAAAATTGCTTACTTTAGTCTGTGTTGCAGATGCAACGCCATCCTCAAAAGCTACTGCAAACGCTTCCGGATTTGCTTTTCCGAAAAGCTGCTCATACTCCAACATAGAGGTAATTCTTGTTGGCTTATTCTTCTGGCCTTCCGCAGTATATCCTATAAAAGCGGGAATAGCCGTTTCAACTTGCGCTACGGAAGGCGGAAATTTTTCATGCTCCTCCACGTAAACTCCAGGGGTTTTGTAATTCATTTGTTAAAAATTTTTAAATTAAGATTAATATACCTCGAAGTAAACTTCGAATGTTTTTATTGTGACTGATTCTATTTCAGATTTGTTATAATTGGTGTGAGAAATTCAATACGATAAATTCCGCAGGACGTACCAATGCTATTTTTACGGTTATATTCATTGTTCCTGCTTTAACGATATCACCTGAAACTTCAACATGATATGCTTCTTTTGCGGTACTTCCGGCTAATGCTCCATCCATCCATTGCTGGTTAAGGAAATTTTCGATCATTGTTTCAGCATGCAACCAGGTTTGGGAAATATTAGGTTCATTAATGAATTTTCCGTCTGTTAATGCTCTGTCTATTGAGAGTTTAATCATATCATAATAGCGACGTACGTTGATATATTTCCAGATATTTTCTTGGTCGTCTTCGGTTTTTTCTTTTGCATCCATCGTTCTTGCTCCCCAAACCAATGTTCCTTTTCCTGTGAAAGCTCTGATAGCATTTACTGATCCTGCATCATTGACATTCATATCTGATTGTTCATGATCCGAAACTTTTTCCGTGGGCCCCAGAACATAATTAAGGCTCACATTGGCCGGTGCCTTCCAGACCCCTCTGGTTGCGTCTATTCTGCCATAGACACCTGCCATTGCTGCGGACGGCGGCAGAACAACCTTTAACAATGAGATTTCTTTTTTAATCTGATGATAAAGTACCGAATTGGACGATTCTAAGTTTTTCAGGGTTTTCCCGTTTGCAGCGCCTACCTCATCTTTTACGGCAAGAATCGCGTCTATTAATGCATCAAACTCTCCACTGAAAACAGGAGTACCTGCTTCTAGATCATCCGGGATCACAAAATCATCTATTGTTCCATCATAGATAGCTTCCAGAACGGCTTTTGCTTCTTCAATAGCTTCTATTAAATCTGCTTTTGCATCTAAAGGCTGGCCGGAAGTTTCATCTGCAGTTTCATTAATTTCCTCTGCGATAGCGATAGCCTGGCTTAATAAATCAGCCAATACTAAAGCGTCAACCGATACGCTTTCTATTTCTTCGCTTGCCATGGCTTTTAATTCCTCTAAAGCTGCGATTTCACCGGCATAAAAAACGGCACTGGCCTGTCCTTCACTTTGTAAACCCGTATGCACAATAGGCGTATCGGTTTCATCAAAAGTATAATTTAAAATCGTGGTTAAATGAGGGAAATAAGCTGCAGCATGAGTTGTAAGTACTATATTATTTCTAAGATTAGCAATGGTATTACGATTATTGGATTGAGTTACAGAATTTCCGTAGTAGGTATCTATTATGACAAACCAGTTTTTTGCAGTGGATGTAATTTTGGCAATCGTCTGATTATAGATCGTATAAAAATCGGCTTCGGGTAATGATACGGCATCAGGGAAAACAATAAGTCTGGGTTCGTCTGAATGATTAACCCTATTCAGGCCTGCAATCAAATCAGCAAGCTCAACTGTTCCGGATGTATAATTTCCTGCTGACAGAATCTCACAAGGCCCGCCTCCGTTGGCAAAATACATTTGAAGGGAATAATACATTAAAAACTGTGCATCCGGTGTTATGATTTCTACACCTTTATCTTCTGTATCTCTAAGGAGGATACTTTCCTTTTTTGCTTTTCCAAAATGTTTTTCATATTCCAAAAGAGAACTGATATTCCTGGGACCGGTATGCTCTTCAGGAATCATTTCGGTATATCCAATAAATACCGGAATCGCTGTATCTATTAATGAAACCGAATTGGGAAGCCTGGTAATTTCTTCAACTGAAATACCTGGTGTAGTTGGATTTTGCATGTTTAAAAATTTAAGTTAAAGGTTATTAGTTTTTGGTTAGTTTTTTTTGCTGTGTTTATCGGTCATTATCCATAATATTTAGTTTAACATAGGTCACGCAATTTTTTTAATTATAAACATTACGGACAACCTATTGATTATTCTACTTTAATGCTTTTGATATTTACTTCGTCAATTAAATTAACATTCGTTTCTCCAATTGCTTCAATTTTTACAACGCTTACCTTGTACAATGCAGAGGGCATTACTTTTCCTCCCAACAATCCCCAAATATAACTCAGCTGTTCAAAAGGAATAGAGTGCAGTTCAATTCTGAACCTGAAATTTTTATTCACATTGGAATCCGTATATTCCAGCACATTATTGGTTTGAAATATTTCGATAACTTTTGAGATATCCGATAAAGATTTGTCATAAGCATTACGGTTGGCGGCAACCATAAGATACAGGTTCAGATAAGCCGGCGGGTTTTGCTTTTTCATATCATACAAAAGAGGATCTTCACTTACAGTGGTTCTCGTATACCATGATCTGTTTTTCAATGTTGATTCTTCTTCAACATTCAGGAGTGTGATCACTACTTTATCATCAAGACCCGAGGTATCATCTTCATGTTTTGCTATATCATCTACTACTGCAATATCTCCGCTGTTCTGACCGTCTTTTAAACCATTTACCGGATCATTGAGCTTATTTTTTAAAATTGTCAATACTTCTTTAATCATAATTTTGCTCTTTATTATTACGCTGCAAACATACAATCCCACTCTGTTAAAAGACAAATATTTTGAGGGGTCAAACCTGTCTTTGCAGTAAATATTTTTTTGATTTTTTCATTATTTTTTTAAAAACAACAAATATAAAGTATTAAAAATCAATATACTAAATATTTTAATTTAAAATAAAAAATGAAATAACAGATTGTCTAAATCCAGTTGCAGTGAAATTTTTTGATTTGATTTTCATCATTTCTTTGAAAGCAGAGTACATGAATTTCTATTAATCTTTTTTAACGCAGAATACACGAAGTTTTTTTAAAGAATATTTGTTTTTCAAGCTTTTCTTTTTACTGCAAAGACAGAACGGAGAGGTCCCAGAATTCGAAAAATGGGATTTCTTCTTCTAATTTTGACCCCAATAATC comes from the Chryseobacterium nepalense genome and includes:
- a CDS encoding phage tail sheath family protein, yielding MQNPTTPGISVEEITRLPNSVSLIDTAIPVFIGYTEMIPEEHTGPRNISSLLEYEKHFGKAKKESILLRDTEDKGVEIITPDAQFLMYYSLQMYFANGGGPCEILSAGNYTSGTVELADLIAGLNRVNHSDEPRLIVFPDAVSLPEADFYTIYNQTIAKITSTAKNWFVIIDTYYGNSVTQSNNRNTIANLRNNIVLTTHAAAYFPHLTTILNYTFDETDTPIVHTGLQSEGQASAVFYAGEIAALEELKAMASEEIESVSVDALVLADLLSQAIAIAEEINETADETSGQPLDAKADLIEAIEEAKAVLEAIYDGTIDDFVIPDDLEAGTPVFSGEFDALIDAILAVKDEVGAANGKTLKNLESSNSVLYHQIKKEISLLKVVLPPSAAMAGVYGRIDATRGVWKAPANVSLNYVLGPTEKVSDHEQSDMNVNDAGSVNAIRAFTGKGTLVWGARTMDAKEKTEDDQENIWKYINVRRYYDMIKLSIDRALTDGKFINEPNISQTWLHAETMIENFLNQQWMDGALAGSTAKEAYHVEVSGDIVKAGTMNITVKIALVRPAEFIVLNFSHQL
- a CDS encoding DUF4255 domain-containing protein; its protein translation is MIKEVLTILKNKLNDPVNGLKDGQNSGDIAVVDDIAKHEDDTSGLDDKVVITLLNVEEESTLKNRSWYTRTTVSEDPLLYDMKKQNPPAYLNLYLMVAANRNAYDKSLSDISKVIEIFQTNNVLEYTDSNVNKNFRFRIELHSIPFEQLSYIWGLLGGKVMPSALYKVSVVKIEAIGETNVNLIDEVNIKSIKVE